A single genomic interval of Flavihumibacter rivuli harbors:
- a CDS encoding amino acid permease produces MSLFRKKSLSQLLASAADSEKGLKRTLGATNLIALGIGAIIGAGLFVRTAAAAGQAAGPAVTLSFVIAAIGCAFAGLCYAEFASMIPIAGSAYAYSYVTMGELVAWIIGWALIMEYALGAATVSIAWSEYLNKLLGGSIPYEWCHSPFESFTDSSGVLHQGIINAPALIILLALTMLLIKGTQESAMVNAIIVFIKVAIVILFIALGWQFINPANHTPYMIPEGTAAVTDQAGKVIADYSGVFKHGWGGVLGGAAIVFFAFIGFDAVSTAAQEAKNPSRDMPIGILGSLAVCTVLYILFGHVLTGVANWQEFVDPEKGREASVAYAISTYMTGYGWLSTAVTVAILAGFSSVILVMLMGQSRIFYTMSNDGLIPKVFGDLHPKFKTPYKSNWILFVFVGLFAAFVPGHVAGDLTSFGTLFAFVLVSAGVWMMRRTDPHTARPFKTPLVPFVPIMGVIVCSAMIFALDAQTLKVAFGWMLVGLVVYFLYSKKNSKLNQPGHNPGEILPKASDFE; encoded by the coding sequence CATTGGGGGCTACCAACCTGATAGCCCTTGGTATCGGCGCCATCATCGGAGCCGGTCTTTTTGTGCGTACGGCTGCTGCTGCCGGACAAGCGGCCGGACCAGCTGTTACCCTTTCCTTCGTGATCGCCGCCATTGGTTGCGCTTTCGCTGGTCTCTGTTATGCAGAATTCGCTTCAATGATCCCCATTGCTGGTAGTGCCTATGCCTACAGCTATGTAACCATGGGAGAACTGGTTGCCTGGATCATCGGCTGGGCGCTGATCATGGAATATGCCCTTGGCGCTGCTACCGTATCCATTGCCTGGAGTGAATACCTCAACAAGCTTTTGGGAGGGAGCATCCCCTATGAATGGTGCCACTCGCCCTTCGAAAGCTTTACAGACTCTTCCGGTGTACTGCACCAGGGCATCATCAATGCCCCTGCGCTGATCATCCTTCTGGCCCTTACCATGTTGCTGATCAAGGGTACCCAGGAATCAGCCATGGTGAACGCTATCATCGTATTCATTAAAGTAGCCATCGTAATACTATTCATCGCACTGGGCTGGCAGTTCATCAACCCTGCTAACCATACTCCTTACATGATCCCTGAAGGCACTGCTGCCGTAACCGACCAGGCCGGCAAAGTGATCGCTGATTACTCTGGTGTGTTCAAGCATGGATGGGGTGGTGTACTCGGTGGTGCTGCCATCGTGTTCTTCGCCTTCATTGGTTTTGACGCCGTTTCCACCGCAGCACAGGAAGCCAAGAACCCCAGCCGCGACATGCCGATCGGTATCCTGGGTTCCCTGGCTGTATGTACGGTGCTCTATATCCTTTTTGGTCACGTATTGACCGGTGTGGCCAACTGGCAGGAATTCGTTGACCCTGAAAAAGGTCGCGAAGCTTCTGTTGCCTATGCCATCTCTACCTATATGACCGGGTATGGCTGGTTGTCCACCGCAGTAACCGTGGCCATCCTTGCCGGTTTCTCCTCTGTTATCCTGGTGATGCTGATGGGCCAGAGCCGTATCTTCTACACCATGAGTAACGATGGCCTGATCCCCAAGGTGTTTGGCGACCTGCACCCCAAGTTCAAGACCCCCTATAAGTCCAACTGGATCCTTTTTGTATTCGTTGGTTTGTTCGCGGCTTTTGTTCCGGGACATGTTGCCGGTGACCTGACCAGCTTCGGTACCCTCTTCGCCTTCGTACTGGTGAGTGCAGGTGTATGGATGATGCGCAGGACAGATCCCCATACTGCCCGTCCGTTCAAGACCCCGCTGGTGCCCTTCGTACCGATCATGGGTGTGATCGTATGTTCCGCCATGATCTTCGCACTGGATGCCCAGACCCTGAAGGTTGCCTTCGGCTGGATGCTGGTCGGACTGGTGGTTTACTTCCTTTACAGTAAGAAGAACAGCAAGCTGAACCAGCCAGGCCATAACCCTGGCGAGATCCTGCCTAAGGCAAGTGATTTCGAATAA